DNA from Ictalurus punctatus breed USDA103 chromosome 20, Coco_2.0, whole genome shotgun sequence:
CTGTATAactctcaaattctgacttctGAATTCTAGATGTATTGATTGattattcattttctatgaccgtagctctgacagtagatCCAGCTGCAGTTCAAATAacatgtatattttaatatatttgttataatacattatcgtttctgtagtaacaaccTGCagagggacttgtatggcagatgagCTACATAATCTAATAAGACTAATAACAagcatttgtggaaggagtctccagtgtcagtgcttcgttGAAAACAGTCGgcagttttccaccacagggaagtcttcaggacagatgacTTTGTGCTtcctggtttcttggtaacaagcTGCGATGTTCTCTCTTAACTTCGAGAGCGTGAAAgacaggctggtgagagaatgactgtttatatctgctataacGAAAGTCATAACAGGTGTAAGCGTTGTTTTGTGGACGTTACACTTCATTAAACATAAGCGGTTAAACAGCAGGACGTGGCATTCTTTgctaaatgtgaaaaaataacacGTAATCGAAtcgctgtagtataagaggattAAAACACTATTTgtgttgttggaaaataatgagCTTCAGCGTGGTAGCAGTAACTCCACTTTGCAtctcattgttgattattttcctataacaacacgcCCATCGTAATGTATTCCTTAATTAAACCTTAGCTTTTTCACGGATTCCTTAATACATATGCCATAAGCCACCAGTGGCTGGAGGTATAAGAGCGAAACCCGTAGATAACTTGAAGTAAGTGCTTCTGCGTAGCCGAAATAACACACTGCAGTATTTCATGAGTCACTCCAGGAGAAGCACCAAGACCTGCATTGGTCAATGATTCATTCAATGGTGAATGATTGTTTCATGTTTAATGGCAGTATATTTTAATCTGGTTATTCATTTTGGATAGAGTATAGTTGAAATCGATCCACAGTTAGCATGTGACAAGAGAGAGGCAGCCATTTCAGTTAAGACTTTCTCAATTTTATGCACCAAAAAAAAGGTCATGACTCTATAAAGAGCCAAGTCTGACTGACATCCCTTCATTGTCTTCAGACAGTGGATTCAAATTTTTGTAGAGTTTTACAATATTAGCAAAATGCAGGTAAATAAACAACACcatggtgtgtctgtgtgtgtgtgtgtgtgtatatatatgtgtgtgtgtgtgtgtgtgtgtatatatatatatatatatatatatatatatatatatatatatatatatatatatatatatatatatatgtatatgtatatgtatatgtgtgtgtgtgtgtgtgtgtgtgtatatgtgtatatgtatatatatatgtgtatgtgtgtgtatatgtacgtacgtatgtatatatatctatgtgtatgtgtgtgtatgagagagagggagatggataTATACACGCACATGCTTTATTTCAGACTCTAAAGGCTTGATCGAGCCATTTCTTTCTGGGAGAAGTGTGTTTTGTTCGCGTGCTCAACTAGTTTAATGCATTTTAGGTTGGAATCTGATTTAAAACCGATTTTGTTGTAAGCGATTTGaccctttccttttttcttgcCTCCCTGCGTATGAGCATCTCTCACAAGCGTGCCCGTGTTCATTTTCGTCTTTCTCCCACTCTCCTTGTCCCTCAGATGACCATGGACGAGAAGTACGTCAACAACATCTGGGACCTCCTCAAGAACGCCATCCAGGAGATCCAGAGGAAGAACAACAGTGGCCTGAGCTTCGAGGAGCTGTACAGGAACGCCTACACCATGGTGTTGCACAAACACGGCGAGAAGCTGTACACAGGACTGCGCGAAGTCGTCACCGAGCACCTCATCTTCAAAGTAAGAGAGTGCAGAGGAGACGGTTTAAGCTGCACAGTGTGAGAAATGGTTCAGGATGTCATGTTCCGCAGGTCTGCAGGTGCTGTGGATCAGCCatatcagctttttttttttttcctagtcgAAAGAGCTGGAAAATGCACATTTGCACAGGCTCGTTTCTTTGACCCTAGGTGTTATGTGGCGAAAAATAaatctgaacattttttttcttttttttgggtcACTCATCCGAAAAGCATTTTCGGTTAAGATTATACTGCTAGACATCCGTAATGTCTTTGATGGACACattttttcctcacacacaGGTACGGGAAGATGTTTTAAATTCATTGAACAACAACTTCCTGCAAACGTTGAACCAAGCCTGGAATGACCACCAGACAGCCATGGTGATGATTCGAGATATTTTGATGTACATGGTGAGTCGAGTGTTCGGCGTTGGTTGAATGTCGcccttttgtctttttttgttttgtttatagacTGTGATCATGTTGTGCTTGCAGGATCGAGTGTATGTGCAACAGAACAACGTGGAGAATGTCTATAATCTAGGGCTCATCATCTTCCGGGACCAGGTGGTCCGCTACGGCTGCATCCGCGACCACCTCAGGCAGACGCTGCTAGACATGATCGCCCGGGAGAGGAAAGGCGAAGTGGTGGATCGGTAAGATCCGTTCTTGCTATGCAGAAttgctttcatttcattttgtgtgtgtgtgtgtgtgtgtgtgtgtgtgtgtgtgtgtgtatatatatatatatatatatatatatatatatatatatatatatatatatatatatatatatatatatatatatatatatacatacacacattatatcagATGCCTACTTTATTTCTTTGTGATGTATTTAATGTTAACGAACTACTGTCTGAGTTATAAACGAGCATTTTTGTCATTGTCAGGGGTGCCATACGTAATGCCTGCCAGATGTTGATGATCTTAGGCCTTGAAGGAAGGTCGGTCTATGAGGAGGATTTTGAAGCCCCGTTTTTAGAAATGTCTGCAGAATTTTTCCAGGTATGTATTGCTTCGTTATGAGAGCTCATACGTTCATGAGTTTTTAACTACATGAGACAGTTCAGGAGTTCTGCTTTTTTTCCTATGGATATCTCATCAGTCATTGTCTTTTTCAATGCCATCAGATGGAGAGTCAAAAGTTTTTGGCAGAGAACAGCGCGAGCGTGTACATAAAGAAGGTGGAGGCGCGGATAAACGAGGAGATCGAGCGAGTGATGCACTGTCTGGACAAGTCGACAGAGGAGCCCATCGTGAAGGTGGTGGAGCGAGAGCTCATCTCCAAGCACATGAAGACCATCGTGGAGATGGAGAACTCGGGGCTAGTGCACATGCTGAAGAATGGAAAGACAGAAGGTCCGGTTGTGAGAAATGGATAGAAAGTTGTGGCTTTCTGGGATTTAAAATTTTTGACCCGTTtgtgttttcttattttttaagttgtaaagatttttttttttttaggtgtgatTTTTGTAGTGATaaacgatgtgtgtgtgtgtagacctGGCGTGTATGTATAAGCTGTTCAGTCGGGTGCCAAATGGTCTGAAGACGATGTGCGAGTGTATGAGCGCCTACCTGAGGGAGCAGGGCAAAGCTCTGGTGTCAGAAGAGGGAGAGGGCAAGAATCCAGTGGACTACATCCAGGTACCTTCAGCCTCCCTAAAACATGAATGTGGATCGTGGCCCAGAGGAAAATTTTGTCCTAATGATTTTCCATACTGTCTGCTCTCTCTCAACGCCCTCCCCACCTTCCTGTTTTAGGGATTGTTGGACCTGAAGTCTCGCTTTGACCGCTTCCTGCAGGAGTCCTTTAATAACGATCGTTTGTTCAAGCAGACCATTGCAGGCGACTTTGAATACTTCCTTAACTTGAATCCCCGGTCACCTGAATACCTCTCCCTCTTCATCGATGACAAGCTAAAAAAAGGCGTGAAAGGGGTGAGTAACCTGTTCTTCGGCCTTCACtccttatttctttttgtttgccACCAATAAAGCCTTAGCAACTTCCTTCTAGGAGTTTATATGATATCATATGCTGACTAATCGGTTTTATGTGTCACCTTTGAGTCAGTGAGCTCCTAGGAATGACTCTTCTGTAATAATGATGCCACATGATCAGAAGTTTAAGTTTAATACACCGTGCGTGAAATTCCCAACAATTTTCTTTTTGGGATTTGGCTACGTGGCTTCTGTTCTTTACAATTACTGTGATGGATACGAGACTGATGTGCATTTATGGTATTTATAAGGCCAGCTGTTTTGCACACTTCTGAACATGTCACTACTTTGCTACTTTAATGACATTTGCACCGCTTGCTTTGGCATAGTGTCCTGCTTTTATTATGGTCAAA
Protein-coding regions in this window:
- the cul3b gene encoding cullin-3b isoform X3, with the translated sequence MFSLNFESVKDRLMTMDEKYVNNIWDLLKNAIQEIQRKNNSGLSFEELYRNAYTMVLHKHGEKLYTGLREVVTEHLIFKVREDVLNSLNNNFLQTLNQAWNDHQTAMVMIRDILMYMDRVYVQQNNVENVYNLGLIIFRDQVVRYGCIRDHLRQTLLDMIARERKGEVVDRGAIRNACQMLMILGLEGRSVYEEDFEAPFLEMSAEFFQMESQKFLAENSASVYIKKVEARINEEIERVMHCLDKSTEEPIVKVVERELISKHMKTIVEMENSGLVHMLKNGKTEDLACMYKLFSRVPNGLKTMCECMSAYLREQGKALVSEEGEGKNPVDYIQGLLDLKSRFDRFLQESFNNDRLFKQTIAGDFEYFLNLNPRSPEYLSLFIDDKLKKGVKGLTEQEVESILDKAMVLFRFMQEKDVFERYYKQHLARRLLTNKSVSDDSEKNMISKLKTECGCQFTSKLEGMFRDMSISNTTMDEFRQHLQSTGVSLGGVDLTVRVLTTGYWPTQAATPKCNIPPSPRHAFEVFRRFYLAKHSGRQLTLQHHMGSADLNATFYGPIKKVSVSALEDGSDLGVGGAQVTGSNTRKHILQVSTFQMTILMLLNNREKFTFEEIQQETDIPERELVRALQSLACGKPTQRVLTKEPKSKEIENGHVFTVNDQFTSKLHRVKIQTVAAKQGESDPERKETRQKVDDDRKHEIEAAIVRIMKSRKKMQHNVLVAEVTQQLRARFLPSPVVIKKRIEGLIEREYLARTPEDRKVYTYVA